The DNA segment CACGATAGGTAGGATCAAAGGAGACCTTGGGATCCGAGATTGCATTCAGGTACGTCAGCCTGGATGAAGAAATCAATGTAAACAATCCGAAATCTTGGTAAAATTTACAGCTTTGTTTATAGAGAGGTAAGTGAACAAGAAAGACGATACCTTGACACTGGATCACCAGGTTTTGTAGGTTGCGGCGGCTCAAGGACGCTACCACCGTGGTTGGacctgtcgtcgtcgtcgtcgaagtCTCTACTCGTTGGGTAGATGGTGGGAGTGGGAACAGAAGCGATTGGGAGAGGAAGGGGCGGAGGGGGCTGGTGGCGGACGGCATGCAATGGCTCTTTGTCGGTTGAGGGATTCATGTGGGTGAAGTGATCGTCCACGCCATTGATGTGGTAATCGGCATGGGGATCGGCGGTGGTAACAAGGATGGATGGGAGATTGGAGAGGGATGGAGTCGACGAGTTGGATCCCAAGGATGGAGATTTATCGAGCATCGGCGAACCGGGGACGGAGTTGAGGTTCTGGCCATGGCGGACGAGCGTGCCTGAGGAGTCGCGGTGGGGGAGGACGACCTGCACGGACTCCGGCTGTTGGCCGCCGCCGCTGCGGTTGTGGACGGAAGAGTCGTCCTCGAGGCCGAGGAGGCAGACGACGGAGGCGGAGTCGGTGGAACGACCGCAGGGGAGACCGTCGATGCCCATCCCGCCGATCGCGGTATTTAGGGCGTCCACGAACCACGTCTCCGACTTCGACTCGTCCAACAATGACCCCATGAAGGACGAAGGAGCCGACTCCGGGTTCGAAGGGAACAAAAACAGCCGGGGGCGGCGAGAGCGCCTCGATCCACCGCCTCCGGGGGAGGTCGGAGCCGCGGTGGCAGCGGAGATGCGATCGAGCTCTTCGATCATGTTCTCGAGGTCCTCGTCGGTGGTGACGGAGATGAGGGCGTCGAGGTCCTCGTTAGGGAGCTGGTACTTGAGGGAGAAGGGCCGGCCACCGAGGAGGTCGCGGGACAGCTTGGCGGAGAGGTCGGCGAAGGAGGAGCCGCGGTCGACGGTGACCATGCGGGTCTCGCCGCCAAGGTAGCAGAGCGACTTGTCGGCGGGGCGGGGGACGATGCGGCCACCGTAGCTGCACATGACGCGGAGGCGCGACGAGGCCGCCGCGGCGGACGAAGCGAGAGGCTCGTTCAAGGAGTCACCGCGGCGGGAGCGCGGAGAAGAGTCGACGGAATTCGGATAGCCGGGGGCTGAGGCGCCGACGGATACGGCGGTCGGCGCTGTCGATGTCATCATGCTCGGAACGGGATAGAGGTGGAGAAGGATCGCCCGCCCTGCGAATTAGGAGAAGTGCGGTCATCGGAGAGAGCACCACCGAATAAAATGTTTTACTTCTTcgttattatatatttaaaaagcatcaaatttcatgatatatttttccaCTAAAAATCAGCACTTTATTAATTAACAAACactaaaaaaagataataaaagaaGTCAAACTATTTTTAtccatttaataaaaataataataaatttatccaTCGATCTAAAAAATCTATCTGTTGTTAGATCGTTCCATACTTTTCGTGAAGACACGTCAAACATCCGATCCACGAATCGTAAGCTTGGATTTCAACTGCCCGATTGCCTCGTGCAAAGGGGACAACCGTACGAACTAACccaatccaaatccaaatccgaatccgaatccgaatcccTGGGGATTAATCTTTTCATGTGGCGGCAGATCTTGATCGTTTGGAAAGTCGAGGATCTTCATCACCCATGACACTGTGTTGGCATTCTCTCAAGCTTCGGAAGTTGCATTCGCTCCATGCTTCTAGGAAAATGCCCTCTCTGTTTCTGCCCTCTTCTACCTATTTCTCTTTCAAGCTTTGGACGTCGCATTCGCTCCATAATTTTGGCTATGTGGTATGGCACGGTGACCTCTCTGTTTCTGGCTTCTACCCGTCTCCCAACGACAGGGAGAGCGAATGATTTCCCActttgccctctctctctctctctctctctcttcttccttgaCAAGGGGTTTATGCGGTGGCGAGTGTAAAGCGGATTGGGTTGCCATTCTGAAAGGTGGTGTATTCTCTGTGCAATTGTGTTAGGATACTCTTAACGAGCCAGAGATTCTCCAACCACAAAACAAACAACTctttttatgatcatgaatgaATACGCAACTAAAGAATCGATGGGGAGAAGAAAAGCACGAATTCTTTAGCAGAGAAATCAACGAAAAAGATCGATGGATGACAGTAGGAAAGAAGGGGATAATTGCACGGCATTCTGCTGCTGCTCCTTCGATCTGCCATCCTTTCTTCCCCGTGGATATGGTCGGAGCAGAGGGAGCTCGTGGCGAATAGGGAGAAGACGAGACCAATTCCTAACGCGAGTCTGAAACTTGAATTCTACTTCGACTCCAAATCATCCGAGTTTCGGACTCTTCCTCTTACTACTAAATCCTATTCCGAATCCAATTAGAATTTCTTTCCGACCCCAAATCGGAATCTCCCCGTTCGAGATCTTCGGAATGTAGTGATTGATTCTGTCGATCCAAGAGACCACCCATTCGTTCCTCTTCCCGTGTCTCTGCTAGTGGGAAACGCTGCGGTGCCCCCAAGAGGAGATGGAGGGAAAACCACCACCGCCATGGCTTCTGCCGCGATTGACGATAGCACTCAACACAAGCCGTGCAAGTTGATGTCCTGTTACGCTACTAAATGCTTTCCCATGGCAGACAATTAGCAGAGGTGTTTTTGCTGGACTCTAAAACAATAAGCATGATAATGCACGCAAGAGCCAACCAAAGATTTGCTTAATCTCATCATCAAGAAGAAGAGTTGCACAGTTGATCAAGGAGTGCAAAGATATGGCTTCGGTGGCATTTCAATGTCACCGACGCTTCCTTCCAACATCTCATGGAAGGCCGATTCGGCGGCGCGGTTTGTATGCACCACAACCCAACCAACATCATCTTCCTCGGGATCTCCTCCGTTTCCGCCGTCACATCACCAGCTCGCAGGTCATCTTCACCTCCATCCAGATACTGGTAAATCGAGTGGGGGAAGCATGCGTCGCTCGGCCTATCATCTGCACGTGCTTTTATGTTCTTTCTTCTTCCCACCATTTCCAACACCATCGTTCCGTAGCTGTAGACATCAGATTTGGTCGAAACCACTCCAAAGCTCCTGGAGAACACTTCCGGCGCCATTTACCCTATCGTTCCTCTTGCCTCCGCCATGGAGAGTATGCTTTCCTTCCTAGGGCACAGTTTCGCCAACCCGAAGTCTGCTATCTTGGGGCAGAAATCCTCATCGAGGAGGATGTTGTGAGGCTTGATGTCGAAGTGCACGATGCGGGTGTTGCAGCCTTGATGCAGATACTCGAGCCCTCGGGCGATGCCGATTGTTATCTGGTACAGTTTGTCCCAAGGAAGCGATGTCTCGGGCGGATCGGAGTAGATGTACCTCTCCAGGGAGCCATtgggcatgtactcgtagaccAGCCTCTTCTCTGACCTTATTGGCAGAATCCCAGAAGAGTGACGACGTTGACGTGGGCGGTCCTGCCGATGCTGGCGACTTCGTTGATGAACTCCTCCTCGTCTTCCTTGGATCTGCTCAAGATCTTGACAGCAACCAGACGACCGTCTTGAAGTTGACCTTTGAACACGCTTCCGAATCCACCTTGATAAGGGTAATAATGGTGATATGATacgccacgacgtcagccacgtCCGGATGACACTCTGCCCCAAAGAGGACAATAATGTCGACGCGATATGCGCTGACGTTATCCGCTCCCAGACGACGACTTCAACGTTGTCTGACCCAACATACTTGGCTAAGGCAGGGGAGAACCGAGGCTCGCCCATGCCCTGCGACCGTTCGGTTCCCCACGCAATGCCagcggcaatgtcagacgccatcagaggtacgatcctgctcctgcgggcaagcacatcaggtaacactaaactcacctataaatacccccgagttataAACGAATAGAAGAAGAGCATTTCTTCATACAAAATCCCCTCCgcatccactaacttgatcgtcggaggggtcgggccgagcttccgactcgACCTGTATGTAGGTGCAAGAACGGGGTCGCCTCTTCCTGACGCTGCGGCAAAGCTTTCCTCCCGACGCGACGTCCGATCGCGTCCCAACCGGACCACCGTAATCGGCCACCGGGAGATCTCGAGAGACGCCGTGCAAAATCCCCGTCATTCGGATCCCCAACCGAgcagcgtcggccccgaggccacggcataaagttatTTACACCAACACACCTTGCCCGACCTTCTCACCAAAGGATTTGGTTATCTTCTTTAGATATCGATACTTGTATCTCTGGGGGACCAGGGATTCGTACTTCTCCA comes from the Musa acuminata AAA Group cultivar baxijiao chromosome BXJ1-10, Cavendish_Baxijiao_AAA, whole genome shotgun sequence genome and includes:
- the LOC103968708 gene encoding leucine-rich repeat extensin-like protein 5; the protein is MMTSTAPTAVSVGASAPGYPNSVDSSPRSRRGDSLNEPLASSAAAASSRLRVMCSYGGRIVPRPADKSLCYLGGETRMVTVDRGSSFADLSAKLSRDLLGGRPFSLKYQLPNEDLDALISVTTDEDLENMIEELDRISAATAAPTSPGGGGSRRSRRPRLFLFPSNPESAPSSFMGSLLDESKSETWFVDALNTAIGGMGIDGLPCGRSTDSASVVCLLGLEDDSSVHNRSGGGQQPESVQVVLPHRDSSGTLVRHGQNLNSVPGSPMLDKSPSLGSNSSTPSLSNLPSILVTTADPHADYHINGVDDHFTHMNPSTDKEPLHAVRHQPPPPLPLPIASVPTPTIYPTSRDFDDDDDRSNHGGSVLEPPQPTKPGDPVSRLTYLNAISDPKVSFDPTYRVPVPVTGCVSPPTQAEHILQHQQSQPQFIPPNARYIHHPAVGTVLPVPSYYPIAAPPVQQPTPTQPFHPQFRMCYVPLAAAPPNLGDPSSVPPSAKLAVAVPSVPTKPELPVNSYMSAPAAAPASLQPQLIRVASNPHAGTGYHVMQQQALLPRTPATSVTYGAEVAATPGHPALYHARAFSRPVVIPQQYQTVCSTAVTRHAAAPGDSNTSGAS